GACTACGTACTCAAGGTCCTCGGACTCGACATCTGCGCCGACACACTGGTCGGCGACGAGATGGTCCGAGGAATCTCCGGCGGCCAGAAAAAGCGAGTCACGACCGGAGAAATGCTGGTGGGGCCCGCCCGCGCCCTCTTCATGGACGAAATCTCCACCGGCCTCGACAGCTCCACCACTTTCCAAATCGTCAACATGCTCCGGCAGCAGGTCCACATCATGAAGGGCACCGCCTTCATCTCCCTCCTGCAGCCCGCGCCGGAGACCTACGACCTCTTCGACGACATCCTCCTCCTCTCCGACGGCCAGGTCGTCTACCAAGGCCCCCGCGAACAAGTCCTCGCCTTCTTCGAATCCGTCGGCTTCAAATGCCCGGACCGGAAAGGAGTCGCCGATTTCTTACAAGAGGTCACGTCGAAGAAGGACCAGGAGCAGTACTGGGCCCGCCGCGACCAGCCCTACCGCTACATTTCGGTCAAGGAGTTCGCGGACGCGTTCAAGTCCTCCGTCGTCGGGAGGAGCCTCTCGGAGGAGCTATCCGTGCCGTACGACAAGAGCAAGAGCCATCCCGCGGCTTTGACCACGGAGAAATTCGGTTTGGGGAAGAAGGAGCTTTTCAAAGCATGCAGTGACAGAGAGTACTTATTGATGAAGAGGAACTCGTTTGTTTACTTCTTCAAGTTGTTCCAAATAACGGTCATTTCCCTTGTTGCGATGACGGTTTTCTTCCGGACTGAGATGAGCAAGGAGACTATAGCAGACGGCGGCATCTACACCGGCGCTCTGTTTTTCACTGTGATTATGGTGATGTTTAACGGAATGGCGGATCTGGCTATGACGATTTATAAGCTCCCGGTGTTTTACAAGCAGAGGGATATGTATTTCTTCCCGCCGTGGGCTTACGCGATTCCCTCGTGGGTGTTGAAGATTCCGATCACCTTCGTTGAAGTTGGTATTTGGGTTTTTTTGACCTACTACGTCATCGGATTCGATCCTAATGTTACGAGGTAGattgaatgattttttttgttgagttGGATGTTGAAATTGATGAGTTGTTGATTGAGATTTTTATCAATGGTTGCAGATTTTTGAAGCAGTATTTGTTGTTGCTGGTTGTGCATCAAGCGGCCTCGGCGTTGTTCAGATTCATTGGAGCTGCGGGGAGGAACATGATCGTTGCGAACACATTTGGTTTGTTTGCGTTGCTTCTCCTCTTTGCATTGGGTGGTTTTGTGCTGTCACGAGgtatgaaatgaaattgaatggaTTTGAATGCAATGTTTTGTTACTATAGATCAATGTCTTATAAAATGTTTGGATAACTGCAGAGGATGTGAAGTCATGGTGGATTTGGGGATACTATGCTTCACCATTGATGTATTTCCAGAATGCAATTTTAGTGAATGAATTCACAGGCCACAGCTGGAGCAGAGTAAGACATTATCACTGTTACTATTGTTATATCTTTTGAATGCAAAAATTGATGGTTTTTGTGATGAACATTGGTGTAGATCGTAAACGGGACAGCGTTAGGGATTCGTGTCATGGAATCCCGAGGATTCTACACTGACACGTATTGGTACTGGATTGGAGTAGGAGCTTCTGTTGGTTTCGTGTTCCTATTCAACATTATGTACCTTGCTTCTCTCACTTTTCTCAATGGTGAGTATCTACTTCATCATATAGAGATAAATGATCTTTTATTAAAGAATGGATTAAGTTAAATGTTGGTTTTTGAATGAATGGTGCAGCGTTCGACAAGCCTCAAGCTGTCTTACCCGAAGAGGAAGACGATCATGTATCCTTAACCACAGGAGAAGGCGTTGTTGCGACTGGGAACGACAACAGAGGAATGGTGCTCCCATTCAAGCCACATTCCATCACATTTGATGACATTAGATACTCGGTTGACATGCCAGCAGTAAGTTGAAGAGTttgagataaagaaagatagaGGGGGGATGTGTTTGATTAGATGAACTAAACATATTTGTATTGTAGGAAATGAAAGCTCAAGGAGCTACTGAAGATAGACTCGAGCTGTTGAAGGGTGTGAGTGGAGCTTTTAGGCCTGGTGTTCTCACAGCTTTGATGGGAGTTAGTGGAGCAGGTAAAACCACACTGATGGATGTGCTGGCCGGAAGGAAAACAGGCGGTTACATTGACGGAGAGATTACAATCTCCGGGTATCCAAAGAACCAAGCAACATTCGCTAGGATCTCTGGATATTGTGAACAGAACGATATCCATTCACCAAATGTTACTGTGTACGAGTCCCTCGTTTACTCAGCATGGCTGCGTCTGCCAAGCGAAGTGGATTCAGAGACAAGAAAGGTTTTTACACATTCATAAacttataagtatataatttcaCAGTTGATGATACTGATAATCCATTCTGATCTGATCTATCACAGATGTTTATTGAGGAGGTGATGGAGCTAGTAGAGCTCAAGAGTTTGAGAGGAGCACTAGTAGGATTACCAGGTGTCAGTGGTCTTTCAACCGAGCAACGGAAGAGGCTAACAATAGCGGTTGAGCTTGTGGCGAATCCTTCAATCATATTCATGGATGAGCCCACTTCAGGGCTAGATGCCCGAGCTGCTGCAATCGTGATGAGAACGGTCAGGAACACTGTCAACACTGGACGAACTGTGGTTTGTACAATCCATCAGCCTAGCATCGACATTTTTGAAGCGTTTGATGAGGTACACTACATGCCTATCATCTATAGTCACTACCATTAGTACCAACAACACTATAATTACAATGATGTCTTTGGCAGTTATTCTTGATGAAACGAGGAGGTGAAGAAATCTACGTTGGACCTTTGGGCCGTCAATCAAACCATCTGATCAAATACTTTGAATCGGTTGAAGGAGTATCAAAGATCAAAGAAGGCTACAATCCAGCTACATGGATGCTTGAAGTCACCACTTCCGCTCAAGAACTGATGCTCGGGGTCGACTTCGTTGATCACTACAAGAAATCTGACCTATACCAGTTAGTCATCCTACCATGCAACTTTCAAAAAATGTTGTAATCATCCATTAGTTTTCATCTCAGATGCTAATAATGTTGAGCTTTTGCAGGAGGAACAAAGCCTTGATCAAGGAACTGAACGTCCCTCGCCCTGGCACGCAAGATCTCTATTTCGCATCACAGTACTCTCAATCTTTCCTCACGCAATGCATTGCTTGCCTGTGGAAACAACACTGGTCTTACTGGAGGAATCCTCCCTACACGGCCGTCAGATTCCTGTTCACAATGTTTATTGCTATCATCTTCGGCACCATGTTCTGGGACCTCGGCTCTAAATGGTAACTAGAACTCCGACTCAAAACAGACTCAGACATGCACCTAATCGAATACTAAACTTATAAACTCCGTGAATTACAGGGACACACAGCAAGATCTGCTAAACGCAATGGGTTCCATGTATGCTTCCATCAACTTCTTGGGATTCCAGTATGGTTCCACAGTTCAACCCGTGGTGGCCATCGAGAGAACCGTGTTCTACAGAGAGAGAGCAGCCGGAATGTACTCAGCCTTACCCTATGCATTCTCACAAGTAAGCAACCATCACATTTTCCAACAACACCATTCTTTAGTTCCTACCAAATCACTAACAACTTAACTGTTTTGTGGTGTAGTTTCTGATCGAGATTCCTTACGTCTTTGTCCAATCCGTCATCTACGGCCTCATTGTCTACTCCATGATGGGATTCGACTGGACCGCTGAAAAATTCTTCTGgttcttattcttcttcttcatgtCGTTGCTCAACTTCGTCCTCTATGGCATGATGACTGTCGCGGTCACTCCCAACCACAACGTCGCCTCCATCATCTCGTCCTTCTTCTACGGAATCTGGAACCTCTTCTCAGGATTCGTCGTCCCACGTCCAGTAAGTTTATGCTTAACTTAgttaaatatgtaaattttgcaatactaataaataatagtaatgaTCAAAATATTAACCAAAACTACTTGGCCTTGTTTGTATAACAGAGGATCCCAATATGGGTGAGATGGTACTACTGGGCAACTCCGATGGCGTACACCTTGTACGGCATGATCATCACACAGTTCGGAGAGATTGAGGATGTCATGACTGACCAAAACGTCAGTGTGAAACAGTTCTTGAAAGACTACTTTGGTTTCGAGAAGGGCCAGCTCGGATTGGTGGCCGGAATGGTTGTCGGATTCGTTGCTCTTTTCACTTTCATCTTCGCCTTCTCCATTCGGACATTCAACTTTCAGAGAAGATGATCGAGGCGGCCATCGCCATTTATCTTCATTTCACTAAATTGTAGTATTAGTATATATCTGAAATGTGATTGTTGctttatccaattaattaattactatagctttttttcacttctttgTACACTATCTATCACATGATAGAGATGTGAAATGTTCTTTTGCAAATTTTCTTGGAATAAAtgaaatcttatttattaagtATTTTTATCACTAGCTCCATCTATACAGAATTAATGttcattatttcataaatttatgcACACTTCGCTCAATAAGATAAATCATCTTGGGCTACAAACCCATGTATTAATAACTTTTTAACATATAGCATCAAAATGAGTAAATATGAAACCTTTTTGGATTATGCAAATCTCTAAataatcttttttcttcatcgACAGAAAATAGTGAATTCCATAAGTAATCGGTGCAAATCAGAAATTAACACTCATgaaaaagacaaaatatcTGAATTTTGAACCGAATTTAGGAATTGGAAATTATGAATGTTAGAGAACAGTGTATATGGCGTCGTTCGAGTAATTATCCCTATTGTGAGCCAAACTACTAATACCAAATTATCAGAATTCAAGGGCATTGATAAAGGGCTGTGATTTGGAGCCGGGCCGGGCCGGGCCGAGATTGATTTGCGGTTCAGTGCTTTGTGTGGGGTCCATATAATTTGCTTCTATATTACTCTATATATCatagacattttatttttagttgtttcTCTCATCTCATCTTGCTAGGGATCTCTTGTCTCAAAAttattagaatatttaatattaatttaatccctatataaaaaataataaaatatgtccAAAATTGTGTCAAAAGTAATTGCTAGGGGAGAGCTTGCTACCTATATTGAACCGAATGTCTAATTACGAGAAACATGATTTCATATCAATCGTATCACAAAATTTCAGATAACAAAAGTGCGTGGGGCTACTTTTTCAGCTCTCTGAAGGAGGAagtatattgttatttttggtAGTTATGTAAATTATGCTAAACTCcttggttttattttcttattttgagTTCAATTTTTCGTAATAAAATGCCAATATTcattttagttgttgataCTTTGAATCTACACCTCATCACCAAAAAAGTCAGTTGTTGGTAtctagtacttcctccgtcccatataatgCGTCTCATTTTGgtcgggcacgggttttaagaaatataatgaaaagtgagttgaaaaagttaatggaatgtgtgtcctacatttatatattagttttataataaaatatgagttagaatgagttagtggaatataaggtctactataaaaaattgtaaaagtgaaattagaCAAATCATGTgagacggaccgaaatagaaaagttggataaattatgtgggatagagggagtaattattttgaattttaactGGAACTTCTGAATTTGTTTGAAGCTATGCTGAAAGATCAATACTATGGATGGATGAAAATTGacaaatactagtaaaatCTTGACGTGTGCGCCTAGGCTTTGGTAATGATTTtagatgaaattaattgagtGAAGACTGGAATTTCAAACCctcttttttttacataaatatgCCGTAGTGttttcaaactttttgtaATTAGCCAAACATCATAATATACTTTCTGCACGTCATACAATACTATTACTACGATGAAAGCACTCCTCTTCATTCTTGTGAATATAGTTTCAATTGTTGGTGCCTTAAACAGTATCTCCTCGGTTGTGCCACTAGATTTAGGACGTAAACTTCAAGTGAACTGTCCGATGATCATATATGTCGACAAAACGGGTAGAGGAAACTTCAGAAACATACAAGCAACAGTTGATTCCATCCCTCCAGGAGATTTGAAATGGATTTGCATACACGTTAAACAAGGGGAATACAGGTATGTGTATACATAATTATTCAACGTGAAACAAGTCCTTTTTTTAATACAGTGTTgtgatatggagtatatataatcattttatgcatgcatTGAAAGAGTGTTCATCTCTAAGGAGAAGTCGTTCATACACATGGTCGGAGAGGGGCTGAGAGAAACGTATGGTGGGCTGGTGGTTAGGGAATTATTGACGTTCGTGGACTCCACGAACGTCAATAATTCCCTAAAAATCGCAtgtccaaaatcaaaatttattcatttcattgattataaagaaattatagccgaataaagaaataatagcCCAATTTGTCGATCAATGATCACAAACTCGTGctattttcaagttttattagatggagggagtataaattatccTACAACTCCCAcccaaaactaaaataaaatagattagccaaataaagaaatactacttaatagccaaaatataaatatgttggTGATTAATGATTACAAACAcgtgccattttcaaattaaactcgtgctattttcaagttttattagacgaagagagtataaattatctttataTGGATAAATGTAATTGCTTGTAACCCTTTATTCTATTCCAGGGCTCCATTATCATTCAATGACATCAAATAGGTCAAGAAACAAGTATTTCGTTAAACATGAATTTGGATTCATGTTTTTGGTGATGGAGTGTGAGTTTAAATTGTGAACACCATCTTTTTTGGTGATAGAGTGTGAGTTCAAATTGTGAACAACCGACTTTTTTGGTGGAGTGTGAGTTCACATTGCCAACAACTGACTTTTTTGGTGATGAGATGTTAATCAAAATACCAACAACTGACTTTTTTGGTGATGAGGTGTAGATTCAAAGTATCAACAACTGAAACGAATATTGGCATTTTATTACGAAAAAGTGGActcaaaataggaaaataaaacCAAGGCATTTAGCATAATTTACATAACTaccaaaaataacaatataatttcTCCTTCAAAGAGTTGAAAAAGTAGCCCCACACACTTTTTTTATCTGAAATTTTGTGATACAATTGATATGAAATCATGTTTCTCGTAATTAGACATTCGATTCAATATATGTAGCAAGCTTTTCTCTATCAATTACTTTTGACACAATTTTGGACATATTTTGTGACACAATATATGGGACTCACAATTTCCGGATATCCTAAGAACCAGGCAACATTCGCTCGGATCTCTGGATACTGTGAACAAAACGACATCCATTCACCCAACGTTACTGTGTACGAGTCCCTTGTTTACTCAGCATGGCTGCGTCTGCCAAGCGAAGTGGATTTAGAGACAAGAAAAGTTTTTACACCTACCTAAACTTATAGtatgtatttattattacacttgatgataataataatccaTTGTGATCTGATCTATTACAGATGTTTATTGAGGAGGTGATGGAGCTAGTAGAGCTCAAGAGATTGAGAGGAGCACTAGTAGGATTACCAGGCGTCAGTGGTCTTTCAACCGAGCAACGGAAGAGGCTAACAATAGCGGTTGAGCTTGTGGCGAATCCTTCAATCATATTCTTGGATGAGCCCGGCCACTTCTGGGCTAGATGCCAGGGCTGCTGCAATCGTGATGAGAACGGCCAGGAACACTGTCAACACTGGACGAAATGTGGTTTGCACGCTAGCATCGACATCTTTGAAGCATTTGATGAGGTACACAACATATACCTATCATCTATATTCACAACCATCAGTACCGACAACAATATAATAACAATGATGTCTTTGGCAGTTATTCTTGATGAAACGAGGAGGTTAAGAAATCTAAGTTGGACCTTTGGGCCGTCAATCAAACCAACTGATCAAATACTTTGAATCAGTTGGGAATATTTCTCATTGGATGTTCTTATTAACTGAACAAGTTGCACCACAACACATTCTAAGCTAATGAAGCAGCATGCATATAGATCTAGCTAACACATATCGCATGTGTAGAATTTTGGAATACCCCCCATCTACGTTGTAACATATTCAGCTGTAAAGaacttttcatttcagtgtTTCATCTCATTCATTTTAGGTTCTACGTAGATTATCTCGTGGGCCAagatggtttttttttatactgcTACATTTAAATTGTTACGCCAGTATTGTGTTTTGGACACGCTTCTTGTTACTATAATTCAGATAATGGGTGCCACAAATGACTATCgtatttgtttgtttctactttattcttctgcCGGTCCTGTATTCTTGTCTATTTCGCGACTTTGAAAGCCAATAGAAAAGCAGACACCCATTGTTTGATCTATACAATATTACAATTCATTTCATTCTTTTAGTGATCAAAGTCTTCTGAAAAATCCTAAACCCCAACCTAATACTTTAGTTGATATCAGTCCATTGTTTAATGTGAAGTGCGGGGCTGGAGTTGGCCATATAAGTGCTTGTGGGGGTAGTGGTTTTgctggaggtggtggtggtagAGTTTCAGTTCATGTATATAGCTGACACTATGAACCACCTGTATATGTACATGGTATGGCCTACGCTACCTTCTTATCTCTTTCGTTGTGAATCTGGACTTTTATGCCGCATTTGGTCATGTGATAAAAATCTCATGATGTAAAGGTATTTGTTTGCATCTATAGCCtacttttatgttttaatatcGAAACACTTGTCATtgtagaaatgaaatatttgttatGATATGGTTGCTAAGGATTTCTAGTATTTCTAGTAAACTGCTTCTGATCTCTGGCTCGCTTCCTATGAGATGGATATTCAGTTCTAACATCATATATTATTCTGTGGTTCAGGGGGGAGTAGTCGCAGTTGCTCTGAGAATGCTGTTGCGGCTGGTACTTTATATAACTCGGTACCTCGCAGCCTTACCATCAGCAAGAATGACAAATCTACTTATACGGACACACTTCTCTTGAACTTTCCTCAACCATTTTTGACAAACGTCTATATCTCCGATCAGGCAAAGGCTGATGTTCCCTTGTTATGGAGCCATGTGATGGTCAGTGGAACTGTATATTTGCATCTCCTCTAACATTATAGTAAAAGCGTAGCTCTTTTTGATATATAATCCATATGGTTTACTTGATCATTCTCAATGGAATGAACTACCCGTCAACTTGTTATAGAGACATCCACTCGGGAGTAACCAATCTAGCCTTCTTCAGGTTCAAGGACAGATCAAGCTTTCACGCGGAGCGTTAACCTTTGGGCTTGCACATTATACACTGTCAGAGTTTGAGCTGTTCGCAGAAGAACTCCTAATGAGTGATTGCATTCTAAGAGTAAgtgatattttgtttgattcacaaaaattatatgGAGTGCCTGACACACTGACTCTTATACCCCATGCTTTACTGAGATTCTTAGAACGGCTCTGCTGCATTGCTGGACATGCTTTAGCATACTTACCATATCATTGATGGTGTGATGTTGCATAACCTAGTattgttttaagaaatcttgtgcttattttttacattctaTTAGTATCGTTTTGAGAAAAGCTTGTGCTAATTTTTTACATTCTAATGTTTATTAGTTTGATAGTTGAGAAACATGCCACTGAGTTGTACATTATCTTCTAGGTTTTTGGTGCTCTCCGCATGTCTGTTAAAATGTTTTTGATGTGGAACTCAAAGATGATAATATATGGAGGCAGGGATGAAACTGTCGGGACATCATTACTTGGGGCTAACAATCTCTTAGTTCTAAGGGTAAGTAAACTAGATTGCCTTACATCCTTATCCTAACAAAACTCAccattcattatttaaatatacacCTTACATCCTTATCCTAACAAAACTCACCATTCATTACTAAGCGTGTAGaataaaatcgaaaaaaacACTATTATGTGAAATGATTCATCTACCATGCACATTTAGTTCTTCCAAATAGGAAAAAGAAACAGTGAAAATAGAAGTAGATGACAAAAGTGGTGACTCTTATCTTTGACAATAAATTAAGATAGAGTTGTATTTCACTCATGATGCATATAAAAAAACCACCATCATAATTTCATAATCaagttgaaatttttaatgcTACATTTAAAAGAGCTCTATATAcgtatgaaattaatttttgtaagaagaagaaatactggttttgatcatatacTATCATAGAACacactagtagtatttttgttttgtcgAATGAGGAATAAATCGAAGTCAGAGAAGAAATACACAAAAACAACACATTATTAGTTGTAGACCATAAAATAAATCGAAGTCAGAGAATTACCTCAATTTAGCAAAGAATACATAATTGGTTGTTCAATTTACCGTAAACGTAGCTACAAATTGAAGAagatatttgaagaaaaaatttgTAGAGGAAATGGCTGATAACTTTTATAAGTTGGGGAAGAAacaataaattactactactattatgaaTAATAGGGCTGGGTCGATACGGTATGTTGTACCGAAAATTTGTATTGTTATCGTATTGAAAGTATcaatatgaaagaatttcatatcgttaccgtatcgaaagtttcagCATATCGAAATTTCGATATGGATAATATCTAtaccgtatcgaaagtttcagCATATCGAAATTTCGATATGGATAATATCTATACCGTTACCGTATCGAAATTTTGGTATATtgtaccgaacttcggtataccgttCTTGGTCAATTGATTGTTGCTACTTGTTAGGATGCCCAAACTGCACTGTGATTCACAAAATTCACCTACTGAGCTGCTTCTCCCACCCGAAGATCGTAATGTTAACTCTTCTCTCGCATATACCATGCAGGTGCAAATttgttacaaaataaaatcatcattaattttaatttccacTAGCTtatagcttttttttttccctctagGTTTAGCATCCGATTTCATTTTCTGGTATGGATTTCTTAATtctttgatatttatattatacatACTCCATTATATACTAtcaatattcttttattttatttattattagatGAATTCATTTAATCAATTCAAAACTTACACTTTAATGATTTATCTACTAAATATAGttccataaatatatatagtgatTGATTTAGATTAGATATTTATGTGTATGTTACCTTATTGCATTACGTGTATAGATGCATGAGTAAAAAGATTgcatatctttaatttattattagatGTATATTATTTCCATAACTATAGTAGTATCATGATTCctaattttgtgtatattaatttgatttacaattacatttgatttgattttcataATTGTAGATGTTAATCCTTAATTGATTTGCATGATTATTGATAGTAGTTATTAATAgatatttgtat
The genomic region above belongs to Salvia hispanica cultivar TCC Black 2014 chromosome 3, UniMelb_Shisp_WGS_1.0, whole genome shotgun sequence and contains:
- the LOC125214649 gene encoding pleiotropic drug resistance protein 1-like — protein: MDTGELYRASNSLRAPSTRGGSASYRANSSNIWRNTGMEVFSRSAREEDDEEALRWAALEKLPTFDRLRKGLIFGSKGANEIEIENLGYDDKRKLVERLVTNVEDDNEKFLLKHRNRLDRVGIEIPTIEVRFQNLNIDAHAYSAKRSLPTFINFNINIIEGFLNTLHLLPSQKKPFTILKDVSGIIKPSRMTLLLGPPSSGKTTLLLALAGKLDESLQVSGKVTYNGHGMEEFIPQKTAAYISQHDLHIGEMTVRETLAFSARCQGVGSRYEMLAELSRREKAANIKPDPDIDIYMKAAATEGDAANVVTDYVLKVLGLDICADTLVGDEMVRGISGGQKKRVTTGEMLVGPARALFMDEISTGLDSSTTFQIVNMLRQQVHIMKGTAFISLLQPAPETYDLFDDILLLSDGQVVYQGPREQVLAFFESVGFKCPDRKGVADFLQEVTSKKDQEQYWARRDQPYRYISVKEFADAFKSSVVGRSLSEELSVPYDKSKSHPAALTTEKFGLGKKELFKACSDREYLLMKRNSFVYFFKLFQITVISLVAMTVFFRTEMSKETIADGGIYTGALFFTVIMVMFNGMADLAMTIYKLPVFYKQRDMYFFPPWAYAIPSWVLKIPITFVEVGIWVFLTYYVIGFDPNVTRFLKQYLLLLVVHQAASALFRFIGAAGRNMIVANTFGLFALLLLFALGGFVLSREDVKSWWIWGYYASPLMYFQNAILVNEFTGHSWSRIVNGTALGIRVMESRGFYTDTYWYWIGVGASVGFVFLFNIMYLASLTFLNAFDKPQAVLPEEEDDHVSLTTGEGVVATGNDNRGMVLPFKPHSITFDDIRYSVDMPAEMKAQGATEDRLELLKGVSGAFRPGVLTALMGVSGAGKTTLMDVLAGRKTGGYIDGEITISGYPKNQATFARISGYCEQNDIHSPNVTVYESLVYSAWLRLPSEVDSETRKMFIEEVMELVELKSLRGALVGLPGVSGLSTEQRKRLTIAVELVANPSIIFMDEPTSGLDARAAAIVMRTVRNTVNTGRTVVCTIHQPSIDIFEAFDELFLMKRGGEEIYVGPLGRQSNHLIKYFESVEGVSKIKEGYNPATWMLEVTTSAQELMLGVDFVDHYKKSDLYQRNKALIKELNVPRPGTQDLYFASQYSQSFLTQCIACLWKQHWSYWRNPPYTAVRFLFTMFIAIIFGTMFWDLGSKWDTQQDLLNAMGSMYASINFLGFQYGSTVQPVVAIERTVFYRERAAGMYSALPYAFSQFLIEIPYVFVQSVIYGLIVYSMMGFDWTAEKFFWFLFFFFMSLLNFVLYGMMTVAVTPNHNVASIISSFFYGIWNLFSGFVVPRPRIPIWVRWYYWATPMAYTLYGMIITQFGEIEDVMTDQNVSVKQFLKDYFGFEKGQLGLVAGMVVGFVALFTFIFAFSIRTFNFQRR